A single Campylobacter hyointestinalis subsp. hyointestinalis DNA region contains:
- the aspA gene encoding aspartate ammonia-lyase, translated as MNTRKEHDFIGELEIADNVYYGVQTFRAVENFNITHERICNFPNFIVALAQVKKAAALANFDLGLLDAKIKNAICEACDQIMSGKYNDQFVVDMIQGGAGTSTNMNANEVIANIALEIMGHKKGEYQYCHPNDHVNLSQSTNDAYPTALRVAIYERLCELTEAMHILKDSFDKKAEEFKDVLKMGRTQLQDAVPMTLGQEFKTFSVMLGEDIDRVREARNLVREINLGGTAIGTGINSHPDYPKVVETKLQEVTKRPFITAGNLIEATQDTGAYVQISGVLKRVSTKLSKICNDLRLLSSGPRCGLNEINLPKMQPGSSIMPGKVNPVIPEVVNQVCFAVIGNDVTVTLASEGGQLQLNVFEPVIAYSLFNSIAMLKKACRTLATKCIDGITANEKVCSDFVYNSIGIVTAFNPYIGYENSASIAKEALTTGKSVATIALERGLLTQDQINDILRPENMLNPHMTNEDKSKFKK; from the coding sequence ATGAATACTAGAAAAGAACACGATTTTATCGGTGAATTAGAAATTGCCGATAATGTTTACTATGGAGTTCAAACATTTAGAGCAGTTGAGAATTTCAACATTACTCACGAACGTATTTGCAATTTTCCAAATTTTATAGTAGCGCTTGCTCAAGTTAAAAAAGCAGCAGCACTTGCAAATTTCGATCTTGGCTTGCTTGATGCGAAGATCAAAAATGCTATTTGTGAAGCTTGCGATCAAATAATGAGCGGTAAATATAACGATCAATTCGTTGTAGATATGATACAAGGCGGCGCAGGAACAAGTACAAATATGAATGCAAACGAAGTTATAGCAAACATCGCGCTTGAGATTATGGGACACAAAAAAGGCGAGTATCAATACTGCCATCCAAACGATCACGTAAATCTAAGTCAAAGTACAAATGACGCTTATCCTACAGCTTTAAGAGTTGCTATTTATGAAAGACTTTGTGAGCTAACTGAAGCTATGCATATCTTAAAAGATAGCTTTGATAAAAAAGCAGAAGAGTTTAAAGACGTTTTAAAAATGGGTAGAACCCAACTTCAAGACGCAGTTCCTATGACTTTGGGTCAAGAGTTTAAAACTTTTTCAGTTATGCTTGGCGAAGACATCGACCGCGTAAGAGAAGCTAGAAACCTAGTACGCGAGATAAACCTAGGTGGAACAGCTATCGGTACAGGTATCAACTCTCACCCAGACTATCCAAAAGTAGTTGAGACAAAACTTCAAGAAGTAACAAAACGTCCATTTATCACTGCTGGTAACCTTATAGAAGCTACTCAAGACACAGGCGCTTATGTTCAAATTTCAGGTGTTTTAAAAAGAGTTAGTACAAAACTAAGTAAAATTTGTAACGACTTAAGACTTCTAAGTAGTGGTCCAAGATGCGGACTAAATGAGATAAACTTACCAAAAATGCAACCAGGCTCAAGCATTATGCCAGGTAAAGTAAATCCTGTTATCCCTGAAGTAGTAAATCAAGTTTGTTTTGCAGTTATCGGTAATGACGTAACTGTAACTTTAGCTAGTGAAGGCGGACAACTTCAACTAAACGTATTTGAACCAGTTATCGCTTATAGCTTGTTTAACTCTATCGCAATGCTTAAAAAAGCTTGCCGTACTTTAGCTACAAAATGTATTGATGGCATCACTGCAAATGAGAAAGTTTGTTCTGATTTCGTTTATAACTCAATCGGTATCGTTACAGCATTTAATCCATATATCGGTTATGAAAACAGTGCTAGCATAGCAAAAGAAGCTTTAACAACAGGAAAAAGCGTAGCAACTATCGCACTTGAAAGAGGACTTTTAACTCAAGATCAAATAAATGATATTTTACGTCCAGAAAATATGCTAAATCCTCATATGACAAATGAAGATAAAAGCAAATTTAAAAAATAA
- a CDS encoding S8 family serine peptidase has translation MYRKLIILFLYINLTQAAQTNQDDLIFIGADDAHAQNITGSGIRVGVVDGAPNANHPSLNGQIADQIYSTYNYKTYTPDFLADTHGSHVTSIILGKNLGSNNPRGVAYDAKSYNVQITGYNVTGKSSFINPDIYDYFVKNDVKVINNSWNSTIYPFIGMNGIYYYPSYSSNSSNEWLKTVYSQSTISKNLADLSKENRSLVVFASGNEGMSSPGISSVLPSFDEDLRSWLNIGALDISHITKDSNNKLKISSLGVPIFSNGFKGATNYSLMAPGNFVVGANASYGVRDEVFGKVDKNLYIAVSGTSQAAPYVSGAAALIMQKFNFLKPNQVADVLLSTANKDYIAPKVVLKQTKARVLNDTKTAMVDKVFYTLFYIDNKIPKKADGTVDMTQISKDIQEAYKEAYKDSNDLYLAYYFLTQDSRTQDKYQRIEDYESSYPWLQEVSREEIFGQGILDITKALKGIGTLDANRLSDKDVIDNYKNENKAVYYMLDTKDNDAEFSNDINQRKWEADTHRNDALNLPKNLDGLNIGFIKNGSGTLTMSGKNSYEGATIVRQGSLKLTGNLASNTYVENGANLIGNGTIAKDLYNDGTVRPGNEDLSDLVVSGKYIQTGNARLILDFGNDDNSKLIANSYDIQGGILQYNPLEKYYTTDKEYKIDLGDLANYINAFTNIEVKENNAISFKISLDNADKQTINKAITTSPVSDDQTEKQDNTGNYDGSSSEENSKKDDLNTQTNPSNPDQINKDHIVVTPIVKKDVYNSTLLNIRKGDLNSAYQDFFAKIENSDQTTFNQAIKSINSNLIADVTPYVFSQQESFNQSNMMLAINPVMFNTIDNIAHFKQSPTYFAYNGITSSDFIYDMGLIEEAKSFIWYLSPKYKKIKADNYKGDAYGFDLAFGGNPTPNSQAIFNINFVQTKLNFNDHLENFESKYINLGANYIYDFEIAKFLSGANFGFGDNKINRQIIGTNSNLSSDYDTKITSLQLGLSKDFVVSDNFTLTPLVYTSGSYMFQDKFRESGSLFAKEYEKISHFSTSITGGLYSTYKLKHSENMTDISLYSLYERRLSGKKLKNSYSFVDFPSLAKISSDQKLNKDVISVGINSKTSFKNGYFISFGILSEYIDDVNNINLMAMFGKRF, from the coding sequence ATGTATAGAAAATTAATAATTTTATTTCTTTATATAAATTTAACGCAAGCTGCTCAAACTAATCAAGACGATCTAATTTTTATAGGCGCTGATGATGCTCACGCTCAAAACATTACTGGTAGTGGAATTAGGGTCGGTGTTGTAGATGGCGCACCAAATGCTAATCATCCTAGCCTAAATGGTCAAATTGCAGATCAAATTTACTCTACTTATAATTACAAAACCTATACTCCTGATTTTTTAGCAGATACTCATGGTAGTCACGTAACTAGTATAATCTTAGGTAAAAATTTAGGCTCTAATAATCCGCGTGGTGTAGCATATGATGCTAAAAGCTATAATGTCCAAATTACCGGATATAATGTTACAGGAAAGAGTTCATTTATAAATCCTGATATTTATGATTATTTTGTAAAAAATGACGTTAAAGTGATAAATAATAGCTGGAATTCTACAATTTATCCATTTATTGGAATGAACGGAATTTATTATTATCCATCATATTCTAGTAATAGTTCAAATGAATGGTTAAAAACTGTTTATTCTCAATCAACTATTTCTAAAAATTTAGCCGATTTATCTAAAGAAAATAGATCTTTAGTCGTATTTGCAAGCGGAAATGAGGGTATGAGTTCTCCAGGTATCTCTTCAGTGTTGCCTAGCTTTGATGAAGATTTGCGGTCGTGGTTAAACATAGGAGCTTTAGATATCTCACATATTACAAAAGATAGCAATAATAAACTAAAAATCTCATCTCTTGGAGTGCCTATTTTTAGTAATGGCTTTAAAGGTGCGACAAATTACTCTCTTATGGCGCCGGGCAATTTTGTAGTCGGCGCAAACGCATCTTATGGTGTGCGAGACGAGGTATTTGGAAAAGTAGATAAAAATTTATATATAGCTGTTAGTGGTACATCTCAAGCTGCGCCTTATGTCAGTGGAGCTGCTGCATTAATAATGCAAAAATTTAATTTTTTAAAACCTAATCAGGTAGCAGATGTACTTTTAAGTACCGCAAATAAAGACTATATTGCACCAAAAGTTGTTTTAAAACAGACAAAGGCTAGGGTATTAAATGATACAAAAACAGCTATGGTAGACAAAGTATTTTATACTTTATTTTATATTGATAATAAAATTCCTAAAAAAGCCGATGGAACGGTTGATATGACTCAAATTAGCAAAGATATACAAGAGGCATATAAAGAGGCATATAAAGATAGCAATGATTTATATTTGGCATATTATTTTTTAACACAAGATTCAAGAACGCAAGATAAATATCAAAGAATAGAAGATTATGAGTCTAGTTATCCTTGGTTGCAAGAGGTTAGTCGTGAGGAAATTTTTGGGCAAGGAATACTTGATATCACAAAAGCCTTAAAAGGAATAGGTACACTCGATGCAAATAGGCTTAGTGATAAAGACGTAATAGATAATTATAAAAATGAAAATAAAGCCGTATACTATATGCTTGATACCAAAGATAATGATGCTGAGTTTAGCAATGATATAAACCAACGCAAATGGGAAGCAGATACGCATAGAAATGATGCTTTAAATTTACCAAAAAATTTAGATGGGCTAAACATCGGTTTTATAAAAAATGGAAGTGGTACGCTTACGATGAGTGGAAAAAATAGCTATGAAGGTGCTACTATCGTCAGACAAGGAAGCTTAAAACTAACAGGAAATTTAGCTAGCAATACTTACGTAGAAAACGGAGCAAATTTAATAGGCAATGGAACAATAGCAAAAGATTTATATAATGATGGCACAGTCCGTCCGGGAAATGAAGATTTGAGTGATTTAGTAGTAAGCGGAAAATATATACAAACAGGCAATGCAAGGCTTATTTTAGACTTTGGTAATGATGATAACTCAAAGCTTATAGCTAATAGTTACGATATACAAGGCGGAATACTTCAATACAACCCATTAGAAAAATACTATACCACAGATAAAGAATATAAGATAGATTTAGGAGATTTGGCTAATTATATAAATGCTTTTACAAACATAGAAGTAAAAGAAAATAATGCAATTTCTTTTAAAATATCTCTTGATAATGCAGATAAACAAACTATAAATAAAGCCATTACAACGTCTCCTGTTAGCGATGATCAAACAGAAAAACAAGATAATACTGGAAATTATGATGGCAGTAGTAGTGAAGAAAATAGCAAAAAAGATGATTTAAATACTCAAACAAATCCTAGCAATCCTGATCAAATCAACAAAGATCATATTGTGGTTACTCCTATCGTTAAAAAAGATGTATATAATAGCACTTTATTAAATATAAGAAAAGGAGATCTTAACTCTGCTTATCAAGACTTCTTTGCTAAGATAGAAAATAGCGATCAAACAACTTTTAATCAAGCAATAAAATCGATAAATTCAAATTTAATCGCAGATGTTACTCCGTACGTTTTTTCTCAACAAGAGTCTTTTAACCAATCAAATATGATGTTAGCTATCAATCCAGTGATGTTTAATACTATAGATAATATTGCCCACTTTAAACAGTCCCCTACATACTTTGCTTATAACGGCATTACTTCATCTGATTTTATCTATGATATGGGACTAATCGAAGAAGCAAAATCGTTTATTTGGTATCTATCTCCTAAATATAAGAAAATTAAAGCTGATAATTATAAAGGTGATGCTTATGGGTTCGATCTAGCATTTGGAGGTAATCCAACCCCAAATTCTCAAGCCATATTCAATATAAATTTCGTTCAAACTAAGTTAAATTTTAATGATCATCTAGAAAATTTTGAGAGCAAATATATAAATTTAGGAGCTAATTATATTTATGATTTTGAAATTGCTAAGTTTTTAAGTGGAGCCAACTTTGGCTTTGGTGATAACAAAATCAATAGACAAATAATAGGAACTAACTCAAATTTATCAAGTGATTACGATACAAAAATAACCTCGCTTCAACTAGGCTTATCTAAAGATTTTGTAGTTAGTGATAACTTTACACTAACACCGCTAGTTTATACCAGTGGTTCATACATGTTTCAAGATAAATTTAGAGAATCAGGCTCTTTATTTGCCAAAGAATATGAAAAAATATCTCATTTTAGCACTAGCATAACTGGAGGACTATACAGCACTTACAAGCTAAAGCATAGCGAAAATATGACTGATATATCATTGTATAGTTTGTATGAGCGTAGACTTAGCGGTAAAAAGCTCAAAAACAGCTATAGTTTTGTAGATTTTCCATCACTTGCAAAAATAAGCAGCGATCAAAAACTAAATAAAGATGTTATTAGCGTAGGTATAAATTCAAAAACATCATTTAAAAATGGATATTTCATTAGTTTTGGTATACTATCAGAGTATATAGATGATGTTAATAATATTAATTTAATGGCTATGTTTGGAAAAAGATTTTAA
- a CDS encoding AI-2E family transporter, whose translation MKYQLILISIASFVIIVAGLSAASSIVVPFLLAVFIAIIVSPMLDFMARLKIRRTLAFVVIISAFALVLWFLGNVIATALNGFSAALPEYQVKLSNFIDKTIAWLNSYEIIKINSFVIDSIDTNKIFSTTSTILRQTSEIVTKSFLVFLLVIFMLVETQVFKDKVEYFSKKHSQTHDIVNNFISNLKRYLAIKTISSIATGLILWGFLVYFNIPYAPLWGVVAFILNYIPTIGSIIAAVPAILMSLLVNDFGDTLWLSLVYLVVNIAIGNFIEPKFLGSGLGISTLVVILSLLFWGFVLGIGGMFLAVPLTMSIKIALNENPKTKFLAILLSNKAD comes from the coding sequence TTGAAATATCAGCTTATTTTGATTTCTATAGCTAGTTTTGTCATCATTGTAGCAGGGCTTAGCGCAGCATCATCCATCGTCGTGCCTTTTTTGTTGGCGGTTTTTATCGCTATTATCGTGTCTCCTATGCTTGATTTTATGGCTAGACTAAAAATAAGGCGAACTCTGGCTTTTGTGGTGATTATCTCGGCTTTTGCTCTTGTGTTATGGTTTTTAGGAAATGTTATCGCCACTGCGTTAAACGGTTTTAGCGCCGCGCTTCCTGAATATCAAGTAAAACTCTCAAACTTCATCGATAAGACTATAGCTTGGCTAAATTCTTACGAGATCATCAAGATAAACAGTTTTGTGATAGATAGCATAGATACAAACAAGATCTTTTCTACTACAAGCACTATTTTAAGGCAAACTAGTGAGATAGTTACAAAGTCATTTTTGGTGTTCTTACTAGTGATCTTTATGCTTGTTGAAACTCAGGTTTTTAAAGACAAAGTAGAGTATTTCTCTAAAAAACATAGTCAAACACATGATATAGTAAATAATTTTATATCAAATTTAAAAAGATATCTAGCTATAAAAACCATATCTTCTATCGCTACTGGTCTTATTTTATGGGGTTTTTTGGTTTATTTCAATATTCCTTACGCACCGCTTTGGGGCGTTGTGGCTTTTATACTAAATTATATACCGACTATAGGCTCTATCATAGCTGCAGTTCCTGCTATTTTGATGTCACTTTTAGTAAATGATTTTGGCGATACGCTGTGGCTAAGCCTGGTTTATCTAGTCGTAAATATCGCTATAGGCAACTTTATAGAGCCTAAATTTCTAGGTTCTGGACTTGGAATTTCAACACTTGTTGTAATACTTAGCCTACTTTTTTGGGGATTTGTGCTTGGGATCGGCGGAATGTTTTTGGCCGTTCCTCTTACTATGAGTATCAAAATAGCCTTAAATGAAAATCCAAAAACCAAATTCCTAGCAATACTGCTTAGCAACAAAGCGGATTGA
- a CDS encoding sulfite exporter TauE/SafE family protein, translated as MEFSYILIGIVTGIISGLFGIGGGTIIVPFMLSIGFSSHHAIAISVFQMMFSSVFGSFINYKKKNLNINDGILVGLGGLVGASFSGLILTSVSDITLTAAFLCLSIVSLLKYALNVKNVVNHTQRNELQKRLILVGTGAITGVFAISLGIGGGLLMAPILGYMLGFDSKKVVPISLFFVIFSSLSGTISFISSGVINKDIVNAGITVGISSMIGVVIGIKIIEKMQVKAHRKILIGVYILSIILTFIGLLRKLEIISF; from the coding sequence ATGGAATTTTCTTATATACTTATTGGTATCGTAACTGGTATCATTTCTGGACTTTTTGGGATCGGTGGAGGTACGATAATAGTACCATTTATGCTTAGCATAGGATTTAGCTCTCATCACGCCATAGCGATCTCTGTTTTTCAAATGATGTTTTCGTCAGTATTTGGCTCATTTATAAATTATAAAAAGAAAAATTTAAATATAAATGATGGCATATTAGTCGGTTTAGGAGGATTAGTAGGTGCTAGTTTTAGTGGTTTAATTTTGACTTCGGTTTCAGATATCACTTTGACAGCTGCATTTTTGTGTTTAAGCATAGTTTCACTCTTAAAATATGCATTAAACGTAAAAAACGTAGTTAATCATACTCAAAGAAACGAGTTACAAAAACGTCTCATTTTGGTAGGAACAGGAGCGATAACTGGTGTTTTTGCCATATCTTTAGGTATCGGCGGAGGATTGCTTATGGCGCCTATTTTGGGATATATGCTAGGGTTTGATAGTAAAAAAGTTGTACCGATATCTCTATTTTTTGTGATATTTTCTTCTCTTTCTGGTACGATTTCTTTCATAAGCTCTGGTGTTATAAATAAAGATATAGTAAATGCGGGTATTACCGTTGGTATATCATCTATGATAGGAGTCGTTATAGGTATAAAGATCATAGAAAAAATGCAAGTAAAAGCCCATAGAAAAATACTTATTGGAGTATATATACTATCGATAATACTTACGTTTATAGGACTATTAAGAAAACTAGAAATCATAAGTTTTTAG
- the nfo gene encoding deoxyribonuclease IV: MKKIGAHVSASGGVQNAPLNAAKIGADAFALFVKNQRQWSAKPLANEDIEVFKLNLKISNINTKHILPHNSYLINLGHPETQQRQKSIDAFLDEIERSQALGLEMINFHPGSHLNLISEIQCLQNIANSINYILEHSQNITLVIENTAGQGSNMGYKFEHLAYLIKNTADKNRIGVCIDTCHLFTAGYDIRDKQSYAKTMGEFENLIGFEYLKGMHINDSKCDLHSKKDRHESLGKGYLGWSSFENIMNDDRIDEIPLILETIDDSIWKDEIEHLRNLIKGCK; this comes from the coding sequence TTGAAGAAAATCGGAGCACATGTAAGTGCTAGCGGCGGAGTGCAAAATGCTCCGTTAAACGCCGCAAAAATTGGTGCTGATGCGTTTGCGTTATTTGTAAAAAACCAAAGGCAATGGAGTGCAAAACCACTAGCAAATGAAGATATAGAAGTATTTAAACTAAATTTAAAAATATCAAATATCAATACCAAACACATACTTCCGCACAATAGTTATCTTATAAACCTAGGTCATCCAGAGACTCAGCAAAGACAAAAAAGCATAGATGCATTTTTAGATGAGATAGAACGCTCACAAGCTCTAGGACTTGAGATGATAAACTTTCACCCAGGCTCTCATCTAAATTTGATAAGTGAAATACAGTGTTTGCAAAACATAGCAAATTCCATAAACTATATCTTAGAACATTCGCAAAATATCACTTTAGTCATAGAAAATACAGCTGGTCAAGGCTCAAATATGGGATATAAATTCGAACATCTCGCCTACCTCATCAAAAACACGGCCGATAAAAATAGAATAGGCGTTTGCATAGACACCTGTCATCTTTTTACCGCGGGATACGACATCAGAGACAAACAAAGCTACGCAAAAACTATGGGCGAGTTTGAAAACTTGATAGGTTTTGAGTATCTAAAAGGAATGCATATAAATGATAGCAAATGCGATCTCCACTCAAAAAAAGATCGTCATGAAAGCCTAGGAAAAGGATATCTTGGGTGGAGCAGTTTTGAAAATATTATGAACGACGATAGGATAGATGAGATACCACTTATCTTAGAAACTATAGACGATAGCATATGGAAAGATGAGATAGAGCATTTAAGAAATTTGATAAAAGGATGTAAATGA
- a CDS encoding OmpP1/FadL family transporter, whose amino-acid sequence MIYKKIAVLVGAVYSLQAAGYKIPEQSSDAVALGASNIASSFGPDAAYYNPANMMYVEDVRHYFENSFTYIHLAKHSFKPDVSNANNYNTTSGNSDFLVPTFHFVSPEYIPNWRFGLSFAVPAGLSISWDDKYPASTAKLFSLKVFELNPSVAYRVTDEISVGGGFRVVYATGKVETNPNGSIGGGAINLDAHRELDGDDINFGWNAAITYKPTDELSLAATYRSKVDLNLEGNAKITSKSNLPIPAFNGSYDGHVDVSIPLPATLILALSYKIKDVTLLTAYERTYWSKLERFDFNYGGTTIPASAVFDHPVEKNWKDSNTYRFGVAWDVNTKFRLMGGFAYDESPSDPSLIGFELPDTSAYVYSFGFNYKFNEDIELAFGYLYQDRKDRHINKSDPVNSFNNVVGEMKNGNSQLVNLGIKYRF is encoded by the coding sequence ATGATTTATAAAAAAATAGCTGTTCTAGTAGGCGCGGTTTACTCACTGCAAGCAGCAGGCTACAAGATACCAGAGCAAAGTAGCGACGCCGTAGCTTTAGGAGCATCAAACATCGCTTCTAGCTTCGGTCCTGACGCGGCTTATTACAACCCAGCAAATATGATGTATGTTGAGGACGTTAGACATTATTTTGAAAACTCATTTACGTATATCCATTTAGCAAAGCACTCATTTAAGCCTGATGTTTCAAATGCTAACAACTACAATACAACTTCTGGGAACTCGGACTTTTTAGTTCCTACGTTTCATTTCGTATCTCCAGAATACATCCCAAACTGGCGTTTTGGACTTAGTTTTGCAGTACCTGCTGGACTATCCATAAGCTGGGATGATAAATACCCCGCATCAACCGCAAAGCTTTTTTCGCTCAAAGTTTTTGAACTAAATCCTAGCGTAGCCTATAGAGTTACTGATGAGATTAGCGTAGGCGGTGGATTTAGAGTCGTTTATGCGACTGGTAAAGTAGAAACAAATCCCAATGGTAGCATAGGAGGTGGAGCCATAAACTTAGACGCTCATAGAGAGCTTGATGGCGATGATATAAATTTCGGTTGGAACGCCGCCATAACTTATAAACCTACTGACGAGCTTAGTCTAGCAGCTACTTACCGCTCAAAAGTAGATCTAAATTTAGAAGGCAACGCAAAGATAACTTCAAAATCAAATCTTCCTATACCGGCGTTTAATGGCTCGTACGATGGACACGTAGATGTCAGCATACCGCTTCCTGCTACTTTGATCTTAGCACTTTCATATAAGATTAAAGATGTGACTTTACTTACTGCTTATGAGAGAACCTACTGGTCAAAACTAGAAAGATTTGATTTCAATTACGGTGGAACTACTATCCCAGCTTCAGCCGTATTTGATCATCCCGTGGAAAAAAACTGGAAAGACTCAAACACCTACAGATTTGGCGTAGCGTGGGATGTAAATACCAAATTTAGACTAATGGGCGGTTTTGCTTATGATGAAAGTCCAAGCGATCCAAGCTTAATAGGATTTGAGCTTCCAGATACTTCTGCTTATGTGTATTCGTTTGGATTTAATTATAAATTTAACGAAGATATCGAGCTTGCGTTTGGTTACTTATATCAAGATAGAAAAGATAGACATATAAACAAAAGCGATCCAGTAAATTCGTTTAACAATGTCGTTGGTGAGATGAAAAATGGCAACTCTCAACTAGTAAATTTAGGTATAAAATATAGGTTTTGA
- a CDS encoding fatty acid--CoA ligase, with protein MEYKFNNYYEMLDSSASLHPKNIAIFSEKAKLSYKELKLKVDQTITFLRDNQIAKNDKVAMIVTNCEEFVISFFAITAIGAIPVPINTFLKKDEFRYILNDCQAKMLIVSNSHLKEIDGLEASSLKVVVIGEFENSAYQSFKDAFYRAIDKDFVSPAKLEDTASIIYTSGTTGHPKGAVISYKNVFSNILGINEIFSITHKDRFIVYLPMFHSFTLTVMVIMPIYSASSEVIVKSVFPFSNVLKQTLLKRVTVFLGVPAIYSAIAKAKIPWYFKWFNAIRYFVCGSAPLAKQTIDDFERIFPRAKLLEGYGLSECSPLVSVNRPENKKVSSVGLPLPKFDVKIVDDEMIEMKTGEVGEIIVKGDNVMQGYLNNPTATDEVIINGWLRTGDLGKVDSDGFLYIVDRLKDLIISKGQNIYPREIEELIYKIEEVEACAVIGIKDENEDEDVVAFIQLKEDMVLSEAKVKAFLKNHLANFKIPKHVYFADELPKNAAGKVLKRVLKENIKGKIN; from the coding sequence ATGGAATATAAATTTAATAACTACTATGAAATGCTTGATAGCTCGGCTTCTTTACATCCTAAAAATATAGCGATTTTCTCAGAAAAGGCAAAACTATCTTATAAAGAATTAAAATTAAAAGTAGATCAAACCATAACTTTTTTACGAGATAATCAAATAGCTAAAAACGACAAAGTAGCTATGATAGTGACAAACTGCGAAGAATTTGTCATATCGTTTTTTGCCATCACAGCCATCGGAGCGATCCCCGTTCCTATAAACACTTTTTTAAAAAAAGATGAATTTAGATATATACTAAACGATTGTCAAGCTAAAATGCTGATAGTCTCAAACTCTCATTTAAAAGAGATAGACGGCTTAGAAGCGTCATCTCTAAAAGTAGTTGTGATCGGTGAGTTTGAAAACAGTGCTTATCAAAGCTTCAAAGACGCTTTTTATAGAGCCATAGATAAAGACTTTGTTTCACCAGCTAAGCTTGAAGACACTGCTAGTATCATCTATACTTCAGGAACTACTGGTCATCCAAAAGGCGCAGTTATCAGCTATAAAAACGTATTTTCAAACATACTTGGCATAAATGAGATATTTAGCATAACTCACAAAGATAGATTTATCGTTTATCTTCCTATGTTTCATAGCTTTACGCTTACTGTTATGGTCATAATGCCTATATACAGCGCGAGTAGTGAAGTTATCGTTAAATCTGTATTTCCGTTTTCAAATGTTTTAAAACAGACTTTGCTCAAAAGAGTAACCGTATTTTTAGGAGTTCCTGCTATTTACAGCGCTATCGCAAAAGCCAAAATTCCGTGGTATTTTAAATGGTTTAACGCCATAAGATATTTTGTATGTGGCTCAGCTCCGCTTGCTAAACAAACCATAGACGATTTTGAGCGAATTTTTCCGCGTGCCAAACTTCTTGAAGGATATGGGCTTAGCGAGTGCTCACCACTAGTAAGCGTAAATCGTCCCGAAAATAAAAAAGTCTCAAGCGTAGGGCTTCCGCTTCCAAAATTTGACGTAAAAATAGTAGATGATGAAATGATAGAAATGAAAACAGGGGAAGTCGGAGAGATCATCGTAAAAGGTGATAACGTCATGCAAGGATATCTAAACAATCCTACGGCTACTGATGAAGTGATCATAAATGGCTGGCTAAGGACAGGAGATCTTGGAAAAGTAGATAGCGATGGATTTTTATATATAGTAGATCGCTTAAAAGATCTCATCATTTCTAAAGGACAAAACATATATCCTAGGGAGATCGAAGAGCTCATCTACAAAATAGAAGAAGTCGAAGCGTGTGCGGTGATCGGCATAAAAGACGAAAACGAAGATGAAGACGTGGTTGCGTTCATACAACTAAAAGAAGATATGGTCTTAAGCGAAGCTAAAGTCAAGGCATTTTTAAAAAATCATCTTGCAAATTTCAAGATACCAAAACATGTTTATTTTGCAGATGAATTACCAAAAAATGCAGCCGGCAAAGTTTTAAAAAGAGTTCTTAAAGAAAATATCAAAGGCAAAATAAATTGA